Proteins encoded in a region of the Cheilinus undulatus linkage group 8, ASM1832078v1, whole genome shotgun sequence genome:
- the si:dkeyp-97a10.3 gene encoding uncharacterized protein si:dkeyp-97a10.3, which produces MRHPLLLISLFLAVLLTANVQAQDQVQIQFQTDPVLVQTGTESVFTVLTVSQVLSITWKFQGVTLGLWTGGTSQINTVPQFQGRITITATQMRIGSSQLRDAGNYTVEVDPLDTTGLVANSRSIQLRVFDAVNGVTLQIPTVAVEAGNVSLRCTWTSGTETAVQWGKDGATITADSRITISDGSLVINPARRSDAGEYTCTVSNLVSGQTATQSLTVFYGPDTPVLTKESPKDCVGTGDVLVGQTVRLTCLSDSLPPALFTWQRDGQTVASGQPDSGVLSLETFSTDESGRFVCTARNSITTGTSENSTVLTIVDICLDVGEVVGIVIGCLLLILIIALLIWLIVFLVRRRREQQRETVLVPKSNPNPRPIPPDPRPNGARDLGQGPQPPLYYTNTRARRPDLLNSVPHENRSSPQMLQMNGLQNSDMHQHNGRTDTNRLLHNSLHNSSSFPHNGIDNPAFTRADAQNVSTFPVQTQQQAPNVLIQGGAQQPAVHVNLNTLPQSGQQNNNNAQMPTIHVNLNSYPNNSQQIQQDTSAPATNTANNNALQTNTANNIIPQTNAANNIAPQVEPGLIERVLVNPRMQSGRTFHIDPELSGHVETGRQDQPALIPTGFTHFNSNNTLRNANTQTYRQDPGPYPSYNRDPGTHDTSVSSSSPQQMPWDRLRGTPAYPNTPQRGETSDTTDYTTHPPIREARAQNRPRGRTPPRRRDAESVDRQARGRSADRRVPDSRSVSQLDTARHTQREAALRDIRASPGSQTAPRQEATRSYNPQAIPLMSQQPSALSQGLMTQQGLTALHTADTRALADPNHLPQTHMAPQHRAEPVQQTPRGLGTHTQPVIQAANPPRQAGIAPTLNPPAQSNPTALTQAALTAHTQRAQTFQNRRQQTQAALLHPGPQAQAPAAVAQRPPTPPPVIPLAQFQTIPKSHHRSPVRGIQPPRPPVNMPVAQRHQHVQQRHNTQHHHATMPGNHHHHTGGHRHAHTHGHHAHPTQPRQAHRGRPR; this is translated from the exons ATGAGACACCCTCTGCTCCTTATCAGCCTCTTTCTGGCAG TACTCCTCACTGCCAATGTGCAGGCTCAAGACCAGGTCCAGATCCAGTTCCAGACTGACCCGGTGCTAGTTCAAACTGGCACTGAAAGTGTGTTCACGGTGCTGACGGTGTCTCAGGTCCTGTCTATAACATGGAAGTTCCAGGGGGTCACTCTGGGTCTGTGGACAGGAGGAACCTCTCAGATAAACACGGTGCCCCAGTTCCAGGGCCGGATAACCATAACCGCCACCCAGATGAGGATCGGCAGCTCCCAGCTCCGGGACGCTGGAAACTACACGGTGGAAGTGGACCCCCTTGACACAACGGGCCTTGTTGCTAACTCCAGATCGATACAGCTGAGGGTTTTTG ATGCAGTGAATGGGGTGACTCTGCAGATTCCCACTGTGGCAGTGGAAGCAGGAAACGTGTCTCTGAGGTGTACGTGGACCTCAGGGACAGAAACTGCAGTCCAATGGGGGAAAGACGGCGCAACCATCACTGCTGACTCCAGGATCACCATCTCAGACGGCTCTCTGGTCATCAACCCGGCCAGACGGAGTGATGCCGGAGAGTACACGTGCACTGTCAGCAACCTTGTCAGCGGCCAGACGGCCACACAGAGCCTCACCGTCTTTT ATGGCCCTGACACCCCCGTGCTAACCAAGGAGAGCCCTAAAGACTGCGTAGGGACAGGAGATGTGCTGGTCGGACAGACGGTGCGTCTCACCTGCTTGTCCGACTCGCTGCCCCCTGCCCTGTTCACGTGGCAACGTGACGGACAGACGGTCGCGTCTGGTCAGCCGGACAGCGGGGTGCTCAGCCTCGAGACTTTCTCCACTGACGAGAGCGGCCGATTTGTGTGCACGGCCAGAAACAGCATCACCACTGGGACGTCGGAGAACAGCACTGTCCTGACCATCGTAG aCATATGTCTCGATGTTGGAGAAGTGGTGGggattgtgattggctgtttgctgCTGATCTTAATCATTGCACTCCTCATCTGGCTTATTGTCTTCCTTGTGCGACGAAGGAGGG AACAACAAAGGGAAACTGTGCTTGTGCCTAAGTCCAACCCAAATCCCAGGCCTATA CCTCCAGATCCTCGACCTAATGGTGCGAGGGATTTGGGCCAAGGTCCCCAACCCCCTCTCTACTACACAAACACACGAGCACGCCGGCCTGATCTCTTAAACTCAGTGCCACACGAAAACCGCAGCAGCCCACAGATGCTGCAGATGAATGGGCTGCAAAACTCCGACATGCACCAACACAATGGTCGCACGGACACAAATAGACTCCTTCACAATTCTCTTCACAACAGCAGTTCATTTCCGCACAATGGGATTGACAACCCAGCCTTCACGCGTGCCGATGCTCAGAATGTGAGCACATTCCCAGTGCAGACACAGCAGCAAGCCCCAAATGTTCTCATACAGGGTGGTGCCCAGCAGCCGGCGGTCCATGTCAACCTCAACACGCTGCCACAAAGCGGCCAGCAGAACAATAACAATGCGCAAATGCCCACCATTCACGTCAATCTGAACTCATATCCAAACAACAGCCAACAGATTCAGCAGGACACCTCAGCTCCTGCTACGAATACAGCCAATAATAACGCTTTGCAAACAAATACAGCCAATAATATTATTCCGCAAACGAATGCAGCCAATAATATCGCTCCGCAAGTGGAACCAGGCTTAATAGAGAGGGTGCTTGTAAATCCCAGAATGCAAAGTGGGCGGACCTTTCATATCGACCCTGAGCTGAGTGGTCATGTAGAAACAGGTCGCCAAGATCAGCCTGCGCTTATACCAACTGGATTCACACATTTCAACAGTAATAACACTTTAAGAAATGCAAATACGCAGACTTACAGGCAGGACCCAGGGCCTTACCCTAGTTATAACAGAGACCCAGGTACCCATGATACCTCTGTCAGCTCCTCATCCCCGCAACAGATGCCATGGGATCGCCTCAGAGGGACGCCTGCGTATCCAAACACACCTCAAAGAGGAGAAACATCTGACACAACAGACTACACCACCCATCCTCCCATACGAGAGGCAAGGGCACAGAACAGACCTAGGGGCAGGACCCCTCCGCGAAGACGAGATGCCGAATCAGTGGACAGACAGGCACGTGGCCGATCAGCTGATCGTCGCGTTCCAGACTCTCGCAGTGTATCACAGCTTGATACGGCTCGCCACACACAAAGAGAGGCTGCTCTGCGAGACATCAGAGCATCTCCTGGAAGCCAGACCGCCCCCAGGCAGGAAGCCACCCGCAGCTATAACCCCCAGGCTATCCCTCTCATGAGCCAGCAGCCCTCCGCTCTGTCACAAGGACTGATGACACAACAGGGACTCACAGCCCTGCACACTGCAGATACAAGAGCTTTGGCCGATCCTAATCACcttccacagacacacatggcCCCGCAGCACAGAGCAGAACCAGTCCAACAAACACCACGAGGTCTGGGCACGCACACGCAGCCTGTCATACAAGCAGCCAATCCACCTCGCCAAGCAGGCATTGCTCCAACTCTGAACCCTCCTGCTCAAAGTAATCCCACTGCCCTCACCCAGGCTGCACTTACAGCCCACACTCAGAGGGCTCAGACATTTCAGAATCGAAGACAACAAACTCAGGCCGCCCTCCTTCACCCTGGGCCACAGGCGCAAGCTCCTGCTGCTGTGGCTCAACGGCCACCAACTCCTCCACCTGTGATCCCCCTTGCTCAGTTTCAAACAATCCCAAAATCGCACCACAGATCACCAGTAAGGGGAATTCAGCCTCCCAGACCTCCTGTAAACATGCCTGTGGCTCAAAGACATCAGCATGTACAGCAGCGACACAACACGCAGCACCATCACGCCACGATGCCCGGCAACCATCATCACCACACAGGAGGGCACAGGCATGCACACACCCACGGGCACCATGCACACCCCACACAGCCACGACAG GCTCACAGAGGGAGACCGAGATGA